The following are encoded together in the Cynocephalus volans isolate mCynVol1 chromosome 4, mCynVol1.pri, whole genome shotgun sequence genome:
- the LOC134374783 gene encoding histone H3.1-like, with protein sequence MVRTKPTARKSTGGKAPRKQLAAKVARKSVPATGGVMKPYRFRPGSVALREIRRYQKSSALLVRKLPFQRLVREVAQDFKPDLRFQMSAMMALQEACESYLVGLFEDTNLCAIHAKRVTIMLRDMQLALRLRGTWV encoded by the coding sequence ATGGTTCGCACCAAGCCGACGGCGCGGAAGTCGACCGGCGGCAAGGCGCCGCGGAAGCAGCTGGCCGCGAAGGTAGCCCGCAAGAGCGTCCCGGCCACCGGCGGCGTGATGAAGCCGTACCGCTTTCGGCCCGGCTCGGTGGCGCTGCGCGAGATCCGCCGCTACCAGAAATCCAGCGCCCTGCTGGTCCGCAAACTGCCGTTCCAGCGGCTGGTGCGAGAGGTCGCGCAGGATTTCAAGCCAGACCTGCGCTTTCAGATGTCGGCTATGATGGCGCTCCAAGAGGCCTGCGAATCCTACTTGGTGGGGCTGTTTGAGGACACCAACCTGTGCGCCATCCACGCCAAGCGTGTCACCATCATGCTCAGAGACATGCAGCTCGCGCTCCGTCTCCGCGGGACGTGGGTCTAG